Proteins from a single region of Streptomyces spinoverrucosus:
- a CDS encoding YlxR family protein → MSGRTHARACPERTCLGCRERAAKTELLRIVAIKDACVPDPRGTLPGRGAYVHPALVCLDQAIRRRAFTRALRAPGALDTKALRQYVERTTVADQATR, encoded by the coding sequence GTGTCTGGCCGGACGCATGCCCGCGCATGCCCGGAACGCACCTGTCTCGGGTGCCGGGAGCGAGCGGCCAAGACCGAGCTGCTGCGCATCGTGGCGATCAAGGACGCTTGCGTCCCCGATCCTCGCGGTACGCTGCCCGGCCGGGGTGCCTATGTACACCCCGCCTTGGTCTGTCTCGACCAGGCGATACGCCGCCGGGCGTTCACGCGGGCGCTGCGCGCCCCGGGAGCGCTCGACACAAAGGCGTTGCGCCAGTACGTCGAGCGGACAACAGTTGCCGATCAGGCAACACGGTAA
- the infB gene encoding translation initiation factor IF-2: MAKVRVYELAKEFGVESKVVMAKLQELGEFVRSASSTIEAPVVRKLTDAFQQGGGNGKSAAKPAPRKAAPKPAAPSPAQAARPAAPKPAAPKPAAAQQPAAPAAPAASAPAPTPGPRPTPGPKPAPRPAPAAPEFTAPPSAPAPAAASGPKPGGARPGAPKPGGTRPGGQDRQGQRPGGQGARPAAGAPAPRPGARPAGPRPGNNPFTSGGSTGMARPQAPRPQGQRPGGGPGGPGAGPRPQGPGGQGGGPRPQAPGGSRPSPGSMPRPQGGAPRPGGGPAGPRPNPGMMPQRPAAGPRPGPGGGRGPAGAGRPGGGGRPGGGGGFAGRPGGGGGARPGGGGGFAGRPGGGGPGGGGGGFGGGGGRPGFGGRPGGGPGGRGGTQGAFGRPGGPARRGRKSKRQRRQEYEAMQAPSVGGVMLPRGNGETIRLSRGASLTDFAEKINANPASLVAVMMNLGEMVTATQSVSDETLQLLADEMNYTVQIVSPEEEDRELLESFDIEFGEDEGSEEDLVVRPPVVTVMGHVDHGKTRLLDAIRKTNVIAGEAGGITQHIGAYQVATQVNGEDRAITFIDTPGHEAFTAMRARGAKSTDIAILVVAANDGVMPQTVEALNHAKAADVPIVVAVNKIDVEGADPTKVRGQLTEYGLVAEEYGGETMFVDISAKQGLHIDSLLEAVVLTADAALDLRANPNQDAQGIAIESRLDRGRGAVSTVLVQRGTLRVGDTMVVGDAYGRVRAMLDDTGSNVAEAGPSTPVQVLGLTNVPGAGDNFLVVEEDRTARQIAEKRAARERNAAFAKRTRRVSLEDLDKVLKAGEVQQLNLIIKGDASGSVEALESSLLQLDVGEEVDIRVLHRGVGAVTESDIDLAMGSDAIVIGFNVRAAGRAAQMAEREGVDVRYYSVIYQAIEEIEAALKGMLKPEFEEVELGTAEIREVFRSSKLGNIAGVLIRSGEVRRNTKARLLRDGKVIAENLTIEGLRRFKDDVTEIREGFEGGINLGNFNDIKVDDVIATYEMREKPRV, translated from the coding sequence GTGGCTAAGGTCCGGGTCTACGAACTCGCCAAGGAGTTCGGTGTCGAGAGCAAGGTCGTCATGGCCAAGCTCCAGGAACTCGGTGAATTCGTCCGATCGGCGTCTTCGACGATCGAGGCGCCCGTAGTACGCAAACTGACTGACGCCTTCCAGCAGGGCGGTGGCAACGGCAAGTCCGCCGCGAAGCCCGCCCCCCGGAAGGCTGCCCCCAAGCCCGCCGCGCCCTCTCCGGCGCAGGCGGCACGTCCGGCTGCCCCGAAGCCGGCCGCCCCCAAGCCCGCCGCTGCCCAGCAGCCCGCGGCCCCGGCGGCGCCCGCCGCTTCGGCGCCCGCGCCGACCCCCGGTCCGCGTCCGACGCCGGGCCCGAAGCCCGCGCCGCGTCCGGCCCCGGCCGCCCCGGAGTTCACCGCTCCGCCGTCGGCCCCGGCCCCGGCCGCCGCGTCCGGTCCCAAGCCGGGCGGCGCCCGTCCCGGTGCCCCCAAGCCCGGTGGCACCCGTCCCGGTGGCCAGGACCGTCAGGGCCAGCGCCCCGGCGGTCAGGGAGCCCGCCCTGCCGCAGGGGCTCCCGCGCCGCGTCCCGGTGCCCGTCCGGCCGGTCCGCGTCCGGGTAACAACCCCTTCACCTCCGGTGGCTCCACCGGCATGGCGCGCCCGCAGGCGCCCCGTCCGCAGGGTCAGCGTCCCGGTGGTGGCCCCGGTGGCCCCGGCGCCGGTCCCCGTCCGCAGGGCCCTGGTGGCCAGGGCGGCGGTCCGCGTCCGCAGGCTCCGGGCGGCTCCCGGCCGAGCCCCGGCTCGATGCCGCGTCCGCAGGGTGGCGCCCCGCGTCCCGGCGGCGGTCCCGCCGGTCCCCGTCCGAACCCCGGCATGATGCCGCAGCGTCCCGCTGCCGGCCCGCGTCCGGGCCCCGGCGGCGGTCGCGGCCCGGCCGGTGCCGGTCGTCCCGGTGGCGGCGGTCGTCCCGGTGGCGGCGGCGGCTTCGCCGGCCGTCCCGGCGGTGGCGGTGGCGCTCGTCCGGGTGGCGGTGGCGGTTTCGCCGGTCGTCCCGGTGGCGGCGGCCCCGGTGGTGGTGGCGGTGGCTTCGGTGGCGGCGGTGGCCGTCCCGGCTTCGGTGGCCGTCCCGGCGGTGGCCCCGGCGGCCGTGGTGGCACGCAGGGTGCCTTCGGGCGTCCCGGCGGCCCCGCGCGTCGTGGCCGCAAGTCGAAGCGGCAGCGCCGTCAGGAGTACGAGGCCATGCAGGCCCCGTCGGTCGGCGGTGTGATGCTGCCTCGCGGCAACGGCGAGACCATTCGCCTGTCGCGCGGTGCCTCGCTCACCGACTTCGCGGAGAAGATCAACGCCAACCCGGCGTCCCTCGTCGCGGTCATGATGAACCTCGGCGAGATGGTCACGGCCACGCAGTCCGTCTCCGACGAGACGCTCCAGCTCCTCGCCGACGAGATGAACTACACGGTTCAGATCGTCAGCCCGGAGGAGGAGGACCGCGAGCTCCTCGAGTCCTTCGACATCGAGTTCGGCGAGGACGAGGGCTCCGAGGAGGACCTGGTCGTCCGTCCGCCGGTCGTGACCGTCATGGGTCACGTCGACCACGGTAAGACCCGCCTGCTCGACGCCATCCGCAAGACCAACGTCATCGCGGGCGAGGCCGGTGGCATCACCCAGCACATCGGTGCCTACCAGGTCGCGACCCAGGTCAACGGCGAGGACCGCGCGATCACCTTCATCGACACCCCGGGTCACGAGGCGTTCACCGCCATGCGTGCCCGCGGTGCGAAGTCGACCGACATCGCGATCCTCGTGGTGGCGGCCAACGACGGTGTGATGCCCCAGACGGTCGAGGCCCTGAACCACGCCAAGGCGGCCGACGTGCCGATCGTGGTCGCGGTCAACAAGATCGACGTCGAGGGCGCGGACCCGACCAAGGTGCGCGGTCAGCTGACCGAGTACGGCCTGGTGGCCGAGGAGTACGGCGGCGAAACCATGTTCGTCGACATCTCCGCCAAGCAGGGCCTGCACATCGACAGCCTGCTGGAGGCGGTCGTGCTGACCGCCGACGCCGCCCTGGACCTGCGGGCCAACCCGAACCAGGACGCGCAGGGCATCGCCATCGAGTCCCGCCTCGACCGCGGCCGCGGTGCCGTGTCGACGGTCCTCGTCCAGCGAGGCACGCTGCGGGTCGGCGACACCATGGTGGTCGGCGACGCGTACGGCCGTGTCCGGGCGATGCTCGACGACACCGGCAGCAACGTCGCCGAGGCCGGCCCGTCCACGCCGGTCCAGGTCCTGGGTCTGACCAACGTCCCGGGTGCCGGCGACAACTTCCTCGTGGTCGAGGAGGACCGTACGGCCCGCCAGATCGCCGAGAAGCGCGCGGCGCGCGAGCGCAACGCGGCCTTCGCCAAGCGCACCCGCAGGGTCTCCCTGGAGGACCTGGACAAGGTGCTCAAGGCCGGCGAGGTCCAGCAGCTCAACCTCATCATCAAGGGTGACGCTTCTGGTTCCGTCGAGGCCCTGGAGTCCTCGCTGCTCCAGCTCGACGTCGGCGAAGAGGTCGACATCCGCGTCCTGCACCGCGGCGTCGGTGCGGTCACGGAGTCCGACATCGACCTGGCGATGGGCTCGGACGCCATCGTGATCGGCTTCAACGTGCGCGCCGCCGGGCGTGCCGCGCAGATGGCCGAGCGCGAGGGCGTGGACGTCCGCTACTACTCGGTCATCTACCAGGCGATCGAGGAGATCGAGGCGGCCCTCAAGGGCATGCTCAAGCCGGAGTTCGAAGAGGTCGAGCTCGGTACGGCGGAGATCCGCGAGGTCTTCCGCTCGTCCAAGCTGGGCAACATCGCGGGTGTGCTCATCCGCTCCGGCGAGGTCCGGCGCAACACCAAGGCGCGCCTCCTCCGCGACGGCAAGGTCATCGCGGAGAACCTCACCATCGAGGGCCTGCGTCGCTTCAAGGACGACGTCACCGAGATCCGCGAAGGGTTCGAGGGCGGTATCAACCTCGGCAACTTCAACGACATCAAGGTCGACGACGTCATCGCGACGTACGAGATGCGCGAGAAGCCGCGGGTGTAA
- the nusA gene encoding transcription termination factor NusA, with protein MDIDMSALRGLVREKEISFDLLVEAIEAALLIAYHRTEGSRRHARVELNRETGHVTVWAKEDPEDLEEGQAPREFDDTPSGFGRIAATTAKQVILQRLRDAEDDATLGEYAGREGDIVTGVVQQGRDPKNVLVDIGKLEAILPVQEQVPGETYPHGMRLRSYVVRVAKGVRGPSVTLSRTHPNLVKKLFALEVPEIADGSVEIAAIAREAGHRTKIAVRSTRTGLNAKGACIGPMGGRVRNVMAELNGEKIDIVDWSDDPAEMVANALSPARVSKVEVVDMTARSARVTVPDYQLSLAIGKEGQNARLAARLTGWRIDIRPDTEQPGE; from the coding sequence GTGGACATCGACATGAGCGCCCTGCGGGGCTTGGTGAGGGAGAAGGAGATCTCCTTCGACCTGCTCGTCGAGGCGATCGAGGCGGCCCTCCTCATCGCCTACCACCGCACCGAGGGAAGCCGCCGGCACGCGCGCGTGGAGCTCAACCGGGAGACCGGACATGTGACCGTGTGGGCGAAAGAGGACCCCGAGGACCTCGAAGAGGGCCAGGCGCCCCGCGAGTTCGACGACACACCGTCCGGTTTCGGCCGGATCGCCGCGACCACCGCCAAGCAGGTCATCCTGCAGCGGCTGCGCGACGCCGAGGACGACGCCACGCTCGGCGAGTACGCCGGCCGCGAGGGCGACATCGTCACCGGTGTGGTGCAGCAGGGCCGCGACCCGAAGAACGTGCTCGTCGACATCGGCAAGCTGGAGGCCATCCTGCCCGTGCAGGAGCAGGTGCCCGGCGAGACCTACCCGCACGGGATGCGGCTGCGGTCGTACGTCGTCCGGGTGGCCAAGGGCGTGCGTGGTCCGTCGGTGACCCTGTCCCGTACGCACCCCAATCTGGTGAAGAAGCTGTTCGCGCTGGAGGTGCCGGAGATCGCCGACGGGTCCGTCGAGATCGCCGCCATCGCCCGCGAGGCCGGCCACCGCACCAAGATCGCCGTCCGGTCCACCCGTACGGGCCTGAACGCCAAGGGCGCCTGCATCGGCCCGATGGGCGGGCGGGTGCGCAACGTCATGGCCGAGCTGAACGGTGAGAAGATCGACATCGTCGACTGGTCGGACGACCCGGCCGAGATGGTGGCGAACGCGCTGTCCCCCGCTCGGGTGTCCAAGGTCGAGGTCGTTGACATGACGGCCCGCTCGGCGCGCGTGACGGTGCCCGACTACCAGCTGTCCCTGGCGATCGGCAAGGAAGGGCAGAATGCCCGACTTGCGGCCCGGCTCACCGGCTGGCGGATCGACATCCGTCCGGACACCGAACAGCCGGGGGAATAG